A single region of the Halobacterium wangiae genome encodes:
- a CDS encoding CPBP family intramembrane glutamic endopeptidase — MDSATTDSKRTSPSPSDSGSDSKLKAVAVAFGIALLGFVLAIPATLVVANAYVLLTGNEIDAVAGLGISMVSLQGIAFPATAWLYIRYSDRSWSFIPASFPSLRDLKYVAASYIGVFASVYAVAILLAVTSTETASNTAATTALEHPEIIPYLIVLQLLLIGPGEELLFRGVIQGSLRERFSAPAAILLASLTFAPLHITALVGGLQAVAVSIAILFVPSIFFGYLYEKTENIVAPAVAHGLYNGTLFALMFAAIEAGVEPELLVL; from the coding sequence ATGGATTCGGCGACCACCGACTCGAAGCGGACCTCCCCATCTCCCTCCGACTCCGGTTCGGACTCGAAGCTGAAGGCGGTCGCCGTCGCGTTCGGTATCGCGCTCCTCGGGTTCGTGCTCGCGATTCCGGCCACTCTCGTCGTCGCGAACGCCTACGTCCTGCTGACGGGCAACGAAATCGACGCCGTGGCGGGACTGGGCATCTCGATGGTCTCCCTGCAGGGCATCGCGTTCCCGGCCACGGCGTGGCTCTACATCCGGTACAGCGACCGCTCGTGGTCGTTCATCCCCGCGTCGTTCCCCTCGCTGCGGGACCTGAAGTACGTCGCCGCGTCGTACATCGGGGTCTTCGCTTCCGTCTACGCCGTCGCCATCCTGCTCGCGGTCACGTCGACAGAGACGGCCTCGAACACGGCGGCCACCACCGCCCTCGAACATCCCGAGATCATCCCCTACCTCATCGTGCTCCAGTTGCTGCTCATCGGCCCGGGCGAGGAACTCCTCTTCCGCGGCGTCATCCAGGGGTCGCTCCGGGAGCGCTTCAGCGCGCCGGCGGCCATCCTGCTCGCGTCGCTGACGTTCGCGCCGCTGCACATCACCGCGCTGGTCGGTGGTCTCCAGGCGGTCGCCGTCTCCATCGCCATCCTCTTCGTCCCGAGCATCTTCTTCGGCTACCTCTACGAGAAGACGGAGAACATCGTCGCACCGGCGGTCGCCCACGGACTGTACAACGGGACGCTGTTCGCGCTCATGTTCGCCGCCATCGAAGCCGGCGTCGAACCGGAACTGCTCGTCCTGTAG
- a CDS encoding DUF302 domain-containing protein, which translates to MLPFDPEELDPAAYGEEEAVLHMDHEEAVEHVREAFAAAGFGFPVEFSPSDLLNEKVDADRDPYYVLGACNPGMADRALDASENRIGALFPCNVVVWEEEPGVQRVYHVSIMRIARLLGMAPDDEEWADVVAETGTYVEEAFGNLDAA; encoded by the coding sequence ATGCTACCGTTCGACCCGGAGGAACTCGACCCGGCGGCGTACGGCGAGGAGGAGGCGGTCCTCCACATGGACCACGAGGAAGCCGTCGAGCACGTCCGCGAGGCGTTCGCCGCTGCGGGGTTCGGGTTCCCCGTGGAGTTCTCGCCGTCGGACCTGCTCAACGAGAAGGTGGACGCGGACCGCGACCCCTACTACGTGCTCGGCGCGTGCAACCCGGGGATGGCCGACCGCGCGCTCGACGCCTCGGAGAACCGTATCGGCGCGCTGTTCCCGTGCAACGTCGTCGTCTGGGAGGAAGAACCCGGCGTCCAGCGCGTCTACCACGTCTCCATCATGCGCATCGCGCGACTGCTCGGGATGGCGCCGGACGACGAGGAGTGGGCGGACGTCGTCGCGGAGACCGGGACCTACGTCGAGGAGGCGTTCGGGAACCTGGACGCGGCCTGA
- a CDS encoding DUF5789 family protein, which yields MADENDEEEDAPAVELGDGESVEGAPIARVASRLTWALQKSEIVRREGDTTIRTPDGPQTVESVLADVDITYFETRREFVQALEDAVGTGPVQTE from the coding sequence ATGGCTGACGAGAACGACGAGGAGGAGGACGCACCCGCCGTCGAACTGGGCGACGGCGAGTCCGTCGAGGGCGCCCCGATCGCGCGAGTCGCGTCCCGGCTGACGTGGGCGCTCCAGAAGAGCGAGATCGTGCGCAGAGAGGGCGACACGACGATTCGAACGCCCGACGGCCCGCAGACCGTTGAGAGCGTACTGGCGGACGTCGACATCACGTACTTCGAGACGCGCCGGGAGTTCGTGCAGGCCCTCGAGGACGCGGTCGGCACCGGGCCGGTCCAGACGGAGTAA
- a CDS encoding DUF7139 domain-containing protein, protein MTSLGETYDHRAGEASQRHVYLGTGLFAAGALLVVGGILAGATGLLIENGFGQYQSREIAGILAGLGVPAVFVGIFTVLPANRVQRAAAAVGAGLAVLGVMLFRATYPYLYAPGSGGVPTTGTLAFILVYAAGIITTFWCLFTAVATFKTRNDPGGTVTLTVTKDGETHTVEVPADNVESARKALSSGSFGGVGVFGGVEDPEEQTRANASEPEPEPTTTQQPPSTKPDPTPGPAASVSDGGAASQELSSPLDEPGADEGPGPDRYCGNCAHFDYENTGNGMQPYCGLYEEEMDDMEACNWWERNG, encoded by the coding sequence ATGACTAGCCTGGGGGAAACCTACGACCACCGCGCGGGCGAGGCGAGCCAGCGCCACGTCTACCTGGGTACCGGCCTCTTCGCCGCGGGGGCGCTCCTCGTCGTCGGAGGGATTCTCGCGGGCGCGACCGGTCTGCTCATCGAGAACGGCTTCGGGCAGTACCAGAGCCGCGAGATAGCCGGCATCCTCGCCGGCCTCGGCGTGCCGGCGGTGTTCGTCGGCATCTTCACGGTGCTGCCGGCGAACCGCGTCCAGCGCGCCGCAGCGGCCGTCGGCGCGGGACTGGCCGTCCTGGGCGTGATGTTGTTCCGCGCGACCTACCCGTACCTCTACGCCCCCGGGTCCGGGGGCGTCCCGACGACGGGGACGCTGGCGTTCATCCTCGTGTACGCGGCCGGCATCATCACGACGTTCTGGTGTCTGTTCACCGCCGTCGCGACGTTCAAGACGCGCAACGACCCCGGCGGGACGGTCACACTCACCGTCACGAAGGACGGCGAGACCCACACCGTCGAGGTCCCCGCGGACAACGTCGAGAGCGCCCGCAAGGCGCTGTCCTCCGGGAGCTTCGGCGGCGTCGGCGTCTTCGGCGGCGTGGAGGACCCCGAGGAGCAGACCCGCGCCAACGCCTCCGAACCGGAACCGGAGCCGACCACGACCCAGCAGCCGCCGTCCACGAAGCCCGACCCGACGCCGGGGCCCGCCGCCTCGGTCTCGGACGGCGGCGCGGCGAGCCAGGAACTCTCCTCGCCGCTCGACGAACCGGGCGCGGACGAGGGGCCCGGGCCGGACAGGTACTGCGGCAACTGCGCGCACTTCGACTACGAGAACACCGGCAACGGCATGCAGCCGTACTGCGGTCTCTACGAGGAGGAGATGGACGACATGGAGGCCTGCAACTGGTGGGAGCGCAACGGCTGA
- a CDS encoding DUF5615 family PIN-like protein yields the protein MAFLVDAMCGDLARLLRMCGHDAVYVLDRGIEDDDEVRRLAVDEDRTLVTRDRDLAARTPESVLVVAKDTDEQLRELAAVGVTLEPAAGERCGACNGELEDVPAGADLPEYVADDADPVWRCRDCGQFFWRGSHWTDVERRLEEL from the coding sequence ATGGCCTTCCTCGTCGACGCGATGTGCGGCGACCTGGCGCGTCTCCTCCGGATGTGTGGTCACGACGCCGTCTACGTGCTCGACCGCGGAATCGAGGACGACGACGAAGTCAGGCGCCTCGCAGTCGACGAGGACCGGACGCTCGTCACGCGGGACCGCGACCTCGCGGCGCGGACGCCGGAGAGCGTGCTCGTCGTCGCGAAGGACACCGACGAGCAGTTGCGCGAACTCGCCGCCGTCGGCGTCACCCTCGAACCTGCGGCGGGCGAACGCTGTGGCGCTTGCAATGGCGAACTCGAAGACGTCCCGGCCGGTGCCGACCTCCCAGAGTACGTGGCCGACGACGCCGACCCCGTCTGGCGGTGTCGGGACTGCGGTCAGTTCTTCTGGCGCGGTAGCCACTGGACGGACGTCGAACGGCGGCTAGAAGAGCTTTGA
- the polX gene encoding DNA polymerase/3'-5' exonuclease PolX translates to MSRNAEVAALLEEYAARLEARDVEYKPSTYRRAADNVRDHPEPVENLAAEGVDAVERIQGVGEAIASKIVEYVETSAIEELEEERERLPVDIGELTAVEGVGPKTVGKLYEALGVQTLDDLEAAAEAGEIQTVSGFGETTEQNILSGVAFAREAQKRELLGDARPVGEAVREFVRSHDAVERADVGGSLRRWKPTIGDVDVLAASDDGEAVGRALTEWERVGETIDFGPTKTSVWMDGVRVDLRVVADEEYGAALQYFTGNKGHNLTLRNRAIDRDLKVNEYGVFDVSRVEDEEGQRVGELLASETEEDVYEAVGLPWMPPELREDRGEIEAAANGDLPDLVELEDVRGDLHTHTGWSDGALPAEDLVAGAAEFGHDYVCISDHAEGPGVVADSGLSDAELREQAAEVESVRAEAEIEVFHGTEANIDTDGNVGSVSDDVLADLDLVIASPHSGLGDGDDQTDRLIRAVEHPEVDVLGHPSGRLINDRPAMEFDAGALGEAAADAGTALEVNSNPHRLDLWGSAVKSAVEAGATIAIDTDAHSVGEFAYIEYGVHTARRGWAETADVLNARDADGVREFLG, encoded by the coding sequence GTGAGCCGGAACGCCGAGGTGGCGGCGCTGCTGGAGGAGTACGCCGCTCGCCTAGAGGCCCGGGACGTCGAGTACAAGCCCAGCACCTACCGCCGCGCGGCCGACAACGTCCGGGACCACCCCGAGCCCGTCGAGAACCTCGCGGCGGAGGGCGTCGACGCCGTCGAGCGGATACAGGGCGTGGGCGAGGCCATCGCGTCGAAGATCGTGGAGTACGTCGAGACCAGCGCGATAGAGGAACTCGAAGAGGAACGCGAGAGACTCCCCGTCGACATCGGGGAACTGACCGCCGTCGAGGGTGTCGGCCCGAAGACCGTCGGGAAACTGTACGAGGCGCTGGGCGTCCAGACCCTCGACGACCTCGAAGCGGCCGCGGAGGCCGGCGAGATACAGACCGTCTCGGGGTTCGGCGAGACGACCGAGCAGAACATCCTCTCGGGGGTCGCCTTCGCTCGCGAGGCCCAGAAGCGCGAACTGCTGGGGGACGCGCGGCCCGTCGGTGAGGCGGTCAGGGAGTTCGTCCGGAGCCACGACGCCGTCGAGCGTGCGGACGTCGGCGGGTCGCTGCGCCGCTGGAAGCCCACCATCGGCGACGTGGACGTGCTCGCGGCGAGCGACGACGGCGAGGCCGTGGGCCGCGCGCTCACCGAGTGGGAGCGCGTCGGCGAGACCATCGACTTCGGGCCGACGAAGACGAGCGTCTGGATGGACGGCGTGCGCGTCGACCTCCGCGTCGTCGCCGACGAGGAGTACGGCGCCGCGCTCCAGTACTTCACGGGCAACAAGGGCCACAACCTGACGCTGCGCAACCGCGCCATCGACCGCGACCTGAAGGTCAACGAGTACGGCGTCTTCGACGTCTCCAGGGTCGAGGACGAGGAGGGCCAGCGCGTCGGTGAACTGCTCGCCAGCGAGACCGAGGAGGACGTCTACGAGGCCGTCGGCCTGCCGTGGATGCCCCCCGAACTGCGCGAGGACCGCGGTGAAATCGAGGCCGCGGCGAACGGCGACCTCCCGGACCTCGTCGAACTCGAGGACGTCCGCGGCGACCTCCACACCCACACCGGGTGGTCCGACGGCGCGCTCCCGGCCGAGGACCTGGTGGCGGGCGCCGCCGAGTTCGGCCACGACTACGTCTGCATCTCCGACCACGCAGAGGGACCGGGTGTCGTCGCCGACAGCGGCCTCTCCGACGCGGAACTCCGCGAGCAGGCCGCGGAGGTCGAGTCCGTGCGCGCGGAGGCCGAGATCGAGGTGTTCCACGGCACTGAGGCGAACATCGACACCGACGGGAACGTCGGGAGTGTGAGCGACGACGTGCTCGCGGACCTCGACCTCGTGATCGCCAGTCCGCACTCTGGCCTCGGGGACGGCGACGACCAGACCGACCGGCTGATCCGCGCGGTCGAACACCCCGAGGTGGACGTGCTGGGCCACCCCTCGGGGCGCCTCATCAACGACCGCCCGGCGATGGAGTTCGACGCCGGCGCGCTCGGCGAAGCGGCCGCCGACGCGGGCACCGCACTCGAAGTCAACAGCAACCCCCACCGCCTCGACCTCTGGGGGAGCGCCGTCAAGAGCGCCGTCGAGGCGGGCGCGACCATCGCCATCGACACCGACGCCCACTCCGTCGGCGAGTTCGCGTACATCGAGTACGGCGTGCACACCGCCCGTCGCGGGTGGGCCGAGACCGCCGACGTACTGAACGCGCGGGACGCCGACGGCGTGCGCGAGTTCCTCGGCTGA
- a CDS encoding DUF5788 family protein: protein MREYERKQLLERVDREGATIGASIPEEIDLQGESFALQPFVFEVKKHDSVPAALREEVEETKKLLRRERVQRRERLEEADITREDGEEIVAVLVGIDRALNALESLGRTSIEAEAKASERADQKRWYSFLKEALGRDDNEGIRR, encoded by the coding sequence ATGCGCGAGTACGAGCGCAAGCAACTCCTCGAACGGGTCGACCGCGAGGGGGCGACCATCGGCGCGTCGATTCCCGAGGAGATAGACCTGCAGGGGGAGTCGTTCGCGCTCCAGCCGTTCGTCTTCGAGGTGAAGAAACACGACAGCGTGCCGGCAGCGCTCCGCGAGGAGGTCGAGGAGACCAAGAAGCTCCTGCGCCGAGAGCGCGTCCAGCGCCGCGAGCGCCTCGAGGAGGCCGACATCACGCGGGAGGATGGCGAGGAGATCGTGGCCGTGCTGGTTGGTATCGACCGCGCGCTGAACGCCCTGGAGTCGCTGGGGCGGACGAGCATCGAGGCCGAGGCGAAGGCCAGCGAACGTGCCGACCAGAAGCGCTGGTACTCGTTCCTGAAGGAGGCGCTCGGCCGCGACGACAACGAGGGGATCCGGCGGTGA
- a CDS encoding rhomboid family intramembrane serine protease: MATCDRCGAQESMPYQCRLCGGTYCSAHRLPENHDCPGLDSWGDPDGVFDSGFDDSVDNPGGSQGSFADRISIDTGRGGVLAYFRGNFTYLFLGLMWVTFLLQFVVAPALGVGAFTRDWYALFTVTTSNPLYVWTWLTSVFSHGGFTHILLNSIVLYFFGPVVEQRIGSKKFAALFVAAGVLAGLAQVGASLLMNPSWWGQPLNPALNVGSAVLGASGAIASLLGVLTVLNPNLRIYLYFIIPMPLWIATALFAGYSILVSSAGGIGAGGVAQIAHLAGLGLGLAYGAKLKREGERAPRQLQFGGGRGPGGPGGPGRRR; encoded by the coding sequence ATGGCGACGTGTGACCGGTGTGGCGCCCAGGAATCGATGCCATACCAGTGTCGGCTCTGCGGCGGCACCTACTGCTCGGCGCATCGACTCCCCGAGAACCACGACTGTCCCGGACTGGACAGCTGGGGCGACCCGGACGGCGTCTTCGACAGCGGCTTCGACGACAGCGTCGACAACCCCGGCGGGAGCCAGGGGAGTTTCGCCGACCGAATCTCCATCGACACGGGACGCGGCGGCGTGCTCGCGTACTTCCGCGGGAACTTCACCTACCTCTTCCTCGGCCTGATGTGGGTGACGTTCCTCCTCCAGTTCGTCGTCGCGCCGGCTCTCGGCGTCGGGGCGTTCACCCGCGACTGGTACGCGCTGTTCACGGTCACCACCTCGAACCCGCTGTACGTGTGGACGTGGCTCACGTCCGTGTTCTCCCACGGCGGGTTCACTCACATCCTGTTGAACAGCATCGTGCTGTACTTCTTCGGCCCCGTGGTCGAGCAGCGCATCGGGTCGAAGAAGTTCGCCGCGCTGTTCGTCGCGGCGGGCGTGCTCGCCGGTCTCGCGCAGGTCGGCGCCTCGCTGTTGATGAACCCCTCGTGGTGGGGCCAGCCGCTGAACCCCGCGCTCAACGTCGGCTCCGCGGTGCTCGGCGCGAGCGGCGCCATCGCGTCGCTGCTCGGCGTGCTCACCGTGTTGAACCCGAACCTCCGGATCTACCTCTACTTCATCATCCCGATGCCGCTGTGGATCGCGACCGCGCTGTTCGCGGGCTACTCCATCCTGGTCTCCAGCGCCGGCGGCATCGGCGCCGGCGGCGTCGCACAGATCGCACACCTCGCCGGTCTGGGTCTCGGCCTGGCCTACGGCGCGAAGCTCAAGCGGGAGGGCGAGCGTGCACCCCGGCAGCTCCAGTTCGGCGGCGGGCGCGGGCCCGGTGGACCGGGCGGTCCGGGCCGCCGCCGCTGA
- a CDS encoding endonuclease V, which translates to MRVVHPEYLPDAALSRAEMERLQRELAADAIFEDGIDFDPVDAALSATPDEQTALTVSDAPVVVGVDQAFLDAESVSAAVAIRAGAVVERAAGRAPLEIPYIPGLLSFREGAAIVDALESLTVDPDVLVLDGSGRIHFRQAGIATHVGVLFDVPAVGVAKNLLCGSPRTALDDPLPEGARVAIEADDSMDAPAGTVVGYAYQSRQYPNPGTRYVNPLIVSPGHRVNAETAVDVVEATCTGYKLPEPTRLADAYADELKSE; encoded by the coding sequence ATGCGCGTCGTCCACCCCGAGTACCTCCCCGACGCCGCGCTCTCCCGCGCGGAGATGGAGCGCCTGCAGCGCGAACTCGCGGCCGACGCTATCTTCGAGGACGGTATCGATTTCGACCCGGTGGACGCGGCGCTCTCGGCGACGCCCGACGAGCAGACGGCTCTGACTGTCAGCGACGCCCCAGTCGTCGTCGGCGTCGACCAGGCGTTCCTCGACGCGGAGTCCGTGAGTGCCGCGGTCGCGATCCGGGCCGGCGCCGTCGTCGAGCGTGCCGCGGGCCGTGCACCACTCGAGATTCCCTACATCCCGGGCCTGCTCTCGTTCCGGGAGGGCGCCGCCATCGTAGACGCCCTGGAGTCGCTGACCGTCGACCCGGACGTGCTCGTCCTCGACGGCAGCGGCCGCATCCACTTCCGGCAGGCCGGAATCGCCACGCACGTCGGCGTCCTCTTCGACGTCCCCGCAGTCGGCGTGGCGAAGAACCTGCTCTGTGGATCGCCCCGCACCGCACTCGACGACCCGCTCCCCGAGGGCGCCCGCGTCGCCATCGAGGCCGACGACTCGATGGACGCACCAGCGGGGACGGTGGTCGGCTACGCCTACCAGTCCCGGCAGTACCCGAACCCCGGGACGCGGTACGTCAACCCCCTCATCGTCAGCCCCGGCCACCGCGTGAACGCGGAGACTGCGGTGGACGTCGTCGAGGCGACCTGCACGGGCTACAAACTCCCCGAACCCACACGGTTGGCGGACGCGTACGCGGACGAACTGAAGTCCGAGTGA
- a CDS encoding SDR family oxidoreductase has protein sequence MEKVALITGCSSGIGDATARSLLDEEWTVVATARDTDDVAALAEAGCDTAELDVTKPAQCENVVEDIVDRHGRLDCLVNNAGYAQLGPLEDVPTRALHRQFDVNVYGPHRLVRAALPHMRNRGDGTIVNVSSVAGRVATPGMGAYNGSKFALEGMSDALRGEVSQFGVDVALVEPGPVETSFTERAERQVDDLDPSGVYETIYRFFEDASAVNGVGAVPPERVAEVITEAAVSTDPKARYPVARAGKYGVAARFLPSSWLDSVYGLALKYLH, from the coding sequence ATGGAGAAGGTCGCGCTCATCACTGGTTGTTCGTCGGGTATCGGCGACGCGACGGCGCGCTCGCTGCTCGACGAGGAGTGGACGGTCGTCGCCACCGCACGCGACACCGACGACGTCGCGGCGCTCGCGGAAGCCGGCTGTGACACGGCCGAACTCGACGTGACGAAGCCGGCGCAGTGTGAGAACGTCGTCGAGGACATCGTCGACCGCCACGGCCGACTTGACTGCCTCGTCAACAACGCGGGGTACGCACAGCTGGGGCCGCTGGAGGACGTACCGACGCGGGCGCTCCACCGCCAGTTCGACGTGAACGTCTACGGGCCACACCGCCTCGTCCGGGCGGCGCTGCCACACATGCGGAACCGCGGTGACGGGACCATCGTGAACGTCTCCAGCGTCGCCGGCCGCGTCGCCACGCCCGGGATGGGTGCGTACAACGGCTCGAAGTTCGCGCTCGAGGGGATGAGCGACGCGCTCCGCGGTGAGGTCTCGCAGTTCGGCGTCGACGTCGCACTCGTCGAACCCGGGCCCGTGGAGACGTCGTTCACCGAGCGCGCGGAGCGCCAGGTCGACGACCTCGATCCGAGTGGCGTCTACGAGACCATCTATCGGTTCTTCGAGGACGCGAGCGCCGTCAACGGCGTCGGCGCCGTTCCACCCGAGCGCGTCGCCGAGGTCATCACCGAGGCGGCGGTCAGCACGGACCCGAAGGCCCGCTACCCGGTCGCGCGCGCCGGCAAGTACGGCGTCGCCGCACGCTTCCTCCCGAGTAGCTGGCTCGACTCCGTCTACGGCCTCGCGCTGAAGTACCTCCACTGA
- the dps gene encoding DNA starvation/stationary phase protection protein Dps, with the protein MSQKQQRASSTSNPQTNLYSTAVNLPEESRVPVIQTLNQVLADTTDLRSQAKFAHWNVKGPDFFQLHLLFDEIAEELSEHVDLLAERATALGGQAVGTTRIAASTSRIPEPPVEAVDEVEYIEWLADHVGRHASFLREAIDQAAGLGDEDTADLLTEISREVDKQLYVLESHLQMEVRSQVPATMGQAQGTSAKGSTGQSLGGEEAASRSVSGSGSPTSQIEIQTGPPQAMAPAQGVPQDISAPISAPQSMPQDVAQPIEASQGSLQGGSRGVGQQQGSFQSQQRQRPPQQPPQQRPLQSQQQSQLPPQQTPQQQTPQQQGPQQQSQAPPQQQRPVPSQQQPPFGSQQQSQLPPQQTPQQQSQLPPQQQFPPQQTSQQPMSQSSGVYGGASSFESASSAFQEPPTQQRL; encoded by the coding sequence ATGTCACAGAAACAACAACGAGCGTCGAGTACGAGCAACCCGCAGACGAACCTCTACAGTACAGCCGTCAATCTCCCGGAGGAGAGCCGTGTTCCGGTGATCCAGACGCTGAATCAGGTACTCGCCGACACCACCGACCTGCGGTCCCAGGCCAAGTTCGCCCACTGGAACGTCAAGGGCCCGGACTTCTTCCAGCTCCACCTGCTGTTCGACGAGATCGCGGAAGAGCTCTCCGAGCACGTCGACCTGCTCGCCGAACGCGCCACCGCCCTCGGGGGCCAGGCAGTTGGGACGACCCGCATCGCGGCCAGCACCAGCCGCATCCCGGAGCCGCCGGTCGAAGCGGTCGACGAAGTCGAGTACATCGAGTGGCTGGCCGACCACGTCGGCCGCCACGCGAGCTTCCTCCGGGAGGCGATCGATCAGGCGGCCGGGCTCGGTGACGAGGACACCGCCGACCTGCTCACCGAGATCTCCCGCGAGGTGGACAAGCAGCTCTACGTGCTCGAATCCCACCTCCAGATGGAGGTCCGGAGCCAGGTGCCGGCGACGATGGGCCAGGCCCAGGGAACCTCGGCGAAGGGCAGCACTGGGCAGAGTCTCGGCGGCGAGGAGGCCGCCAGCCGGTCGGTCTCCGGCTCCGGGAGCCCTACCTCGCAGATAGAGATCCAGACGGGTCCTCCCCAGGCGATGGCGCCAGCGCAGGGTGTGCCACAGGACATTTCGGCACCGATCAGCGCACCCCAGAGCATGCCGCAGGACGTCGCCCAGCCGATCGAGGCCTCCCAGGGCTCGCTCCAGGGTGGCTCGAGGGGAGTCGGTCAGCAGCAGGGCTCGTTCCAGTCCCAGCAGCGACAGCGCCCGCCCCAGCAACCGCCCCAGCAGCGGCCGCTCCAGTCACAGCAGCAGAGCCAGCTCCCACCACAGCAGACGCCCCAGCAGCAGACGCCCCAGCAGCAGGGACCCCAGCAGCAGAGCCAGGCCCCGCCACAGCAGCAGCGCCCGGTTCCGTCCCAGCAGCAGCCGCCCTTCGGGTCGCAGCAGCAGAGCCAGCTCCCACCACAGCAGACGCCCCAGCAACAGAGCCAGCTCCCGCCACAGCAGCAGTTCCCACCACAGCAGACGTCCCAGCAGCCGATGAGTCAGTCGTCGGGCGTCTACGGCGGCGCATCCAGCTTCGAATCCGCGAGTAGTGCGTTCCAGGAGCCGCCGACGCAGCAGCGACTGTAG